The segment ATGAGTGATCTGTGGAGGCGCTGTCTCGAGCGTCTTGATGGCGAATTGAGCCCTGAAGACGTCCATACCTGGCTCATGCCCTTGCAGGCGAGGGAGGACGGCACCGGCCTGTACCTGTACGCGCCCAACCCGTACTCGCTCGAAGCAGTGCGCAGCCAGTTCCTGGGCAAGATCGAAACCATCATCACGCACCTGGCGGGCCACCCCCTGCCCGTGCGCCTGGAAGTGGGTTCGCATGGTGGTCGCCCGGCACCGGCCCGACCGGCCTCGTCCGTGGCGGCAAGCATGCCCGCGCCTGCGGCATCGTCCGCTGGCCAGGCCTCGCGTCCTGCCGACGCCGCACCGGAACCGCCGCACCAGCACAACCTGGATCCGCACTACACGTTCGAGACGTTCGTGGAAGGCAAGTCCAACCAGCTCGGCAAGGCCGCCGCCATGCAGGTGGCGATGAATCCCGGCCGCGCCTACAACCCGCTTCTTCTCTATGGCGGCACGGGCCTGGGTAAAACGCATCTTATGCATGCCGCCGGCAACCTGCTGCTGCAGAACAATCCTGATGCGAAGGTGCTTTACCTGCGCTCGGAGCAGTTCGTCAGCGGCATGGTGAAAGCGCTGCAGCAGAAGAACATGGACGACTTCAAGCGCCGCTTCCGTTCGGTGGATGCGCTGCTGATCGACGATATCCAGTTCTTCGCCGGCAAGGACACCACGCAGGAAGAGTTCTTCCACACCTTCAATGCGTTGTTCGAAGCGAAGCAGCAGATCATCCTCACCTGTGACCGCTATCCCAAGGAGCTGGACAAGCTCGAGCCGCGATTGAAGTCGCGCCTGGGCTGGGGTCTGTCGGTGGCGATCGAGCCGCCGGACTTCGAGACGCGTGCAGCCATCCTTCTGTCGAAGGCCGCTGACAAGGACATGGCGCTGTCGGAGGACGTGGCGATGCTGCTCGCCCGCCGCATCCGCTCGAACGTGCGCGACCTCGAGGGCGCGCTCAACACGCTGGCGGCGCGTGCGAACTTCTATCGCCGCTCCATCACCACCGACTTCGCGGAAGAGACCCTGCGCGACCTGCTCAATACCCATGCGCAGGCCGTCACGGTGCCGAACATCCAGAAGCAGGTGGCCGACTACTACCAGGTCCGCCTGTCCGACCTGCTCTCCAAGCGCCGTGTGCGCTCCCTGGCGCGCCCGCGACAGGTGGCCATGGCCCTGTCCAAGGAACTCACCGAGCACAGCCTGCCGGAGATTGGAGAGGCGTTTGGCGGCCGCGACCACACGACGGTGCTCCACGCCTGCCGGACCATCCGCGGTTTTTGCGAGAAAGACGTGCGCATGCGCCAGGACTGGGAACAGCTGATTCGTATCTTGACTGGCTGAGAACCTGTGGATAATAGGTGGGCAACCTGAGGACGGTTTCAGGCCTTAGAGTTATCCACAGATGACCCACACGAAACCGTCGTTGATTGGTAAGTGATATCAAAACGTAAAGTACTGATTACTAATGCGAAATCAGACTTCTCAAGATATCCACCGGCCTAACAACAACCACTAATAAATCTTTAAAAACTTAAAAGCAGGAGTAGGGGACGCATGCAATTCAGCATCCAGAGGGAAGTACTGCTCAAACCCCTGCAGCAAGTCGTGGGCGTCGTCGAGCGTCGCCAGACCCTGCCGGTCCTCGCCAACCTCCTGGTTCGCGCCTCCGGTAGCGAGGTCTCCTTCACCGGTACCGACCTTGAAGTCGAGATGGTGGCCACCACGGCCGCTGATGGCGTGCAGGAAGGCGAGATCACAATTCCAGCCCGCAAGCTGTTCGACATCGTTCGCGCCCTGCCGGACGGTGCGAAGATCGACATCAAGCTCAACAGCGACCGCATCGCGCTCAACGCCGGCCGCAGCCGCTTCACGCTGGCTACGCTGCCGGCATCGGAATTCCCGACCGTCGACGAAATCGAGCTGGTCGAGCGGGTGACGCTGCCCGAGGAAGTCCTGCGCGACCTGATGGAGCGCACCGCGTTCGCCATGGCGAACCAGGACGTCCGTTACTACTTAAACGGCATGCTGCTCGATCTGCAGGAGCACACGCTGCGCTGCGTGGCCACCGATGGCCATCGCCTGGCGCTC is part of the Luteibacter pinisoli genome and harbors:
- the dnaA gene encoding chromosomal replication initiator protein DnaA; translation: MSDLWRRCLERLDGELSPEDVHTWLMPLQAREDGTGLYLYAPNPYSLEAVRSQFLGKIETIITHLAGHPLPVRLEVGSHGGRPAPARPASSVAASMPAPAASSAGQASRPADAAPEPPHQHNLDPHYTFETFVEGKSNQLGKAAAMQVAMNPGRAYNPLLLYGGTGLGKTHLMHAAGNLLLQNNPDAKVLYLRSEQFVSGMVKALQQKNMDDFKRRFRSVDALLIDDIQFFAGKDTTQEEFFHTFNALFEAKQQIILTCDRYPKELDKLEPRLKSRLGWGLSVAIEPPDFETRAAILLSKAADKDMALSEDVAMLLARRIRSNVRDLEGALNTLAARANFYRRSITTDFAEETLRDLLNTHAQAVTVPNIQKQVADYYQVRLSDLLSKRRVRSLARPRQVAMALSKELTEHSLPEIGEAFGGRDHTTVLHACRTIRGFCEKDVRMRQDWEQLIRILTG